A window of Mucilaginibacter paludis DSM 18603 contains these coding sequences:
- a CDS encoding glycoside hydrolase family 5 protein, with product MKLKTALLMAMLCLSIKASGQGNGFFNTRGKEIIGPDNKSFLIRGTNLGNWLIPEGYMFKFNKTNAPRQISEAINELIGPDKAKAFWEKYLDAYITQPDIHYLKSIGVNSIRVPFHYKLFTNEDYLGANDPERGFKLLDRVIGWCRQEGIYVILDMHCAPGGQTGDNIDDSYGDAYLFENQGSRDLTIAIWKKIAARYKSDKTVMGYDLLNEPISTRIDTGRLNPYLEPLYKQITQAIRSVDKNHLLFLGGAQWDSNFKIFGAPFDAKLVYTFHKYWTKTTPDVIQQYVDFREKYNVPIYAGETGENNDTWVAEFRQLLEKNNIGWHYWPYKKMLNKSGVVEFKQPENYDKVIAYAESDRQTFDAIRKAKPANKAEVEEALNDFLKNCRFENCTPNNGYNNALGFK from the coding sequence ATGAAATTGAAAACAGCATTATTGATGGCTATGTTATGCCTGAGCATAAAAGCATCGGGACAAGGGAACGGCTTTTTTAATACCAGGGGCAAGGAGATCATCGGCCCCGATAACAAAAGCTTTTTAATCAGAGGCACCAACCTGGGTAACTGGCTTATCCCCGAAGGGTATATGTTTAAATTTAACAAAACCAATGCACCGCGCCAAATTAGCGAAGCTATTAACGAACTGATAGGGCCCGATAAAGCAAAGGCTTTTTGGGAGAAATACCTGGATGCCTATATCACCCAACCGGATATCCATTATTTAAAAAGTATTGGTGTAAACTCCATCCGGGTTCCGTTTCACTATAAATTATTTACAAACGAAGATTATTTAGGAGCGAACGACCCGGAACGCGGCTTTAAACTGCTCGACAGGGTAATAGGCTGGTGCAGGCAAGAGGGTATTTATGTTATTCTGGATATGCACTGTGCGCCCGGCGGACAAACCGGCGATAATATTGACGACAGTTATGGCGATGCCTACCTGTTTGAAAACCAGGGAAGCCGCGATTTAACGATAGCGATCTGGAAAAAAATAGCCGCCCGTTATAAAAGCGACAAAACGGTGATGGGTTACGATCTGCTAAACGAACCGATCTCTACCCGGATTGATACCGGCAGACTGAACCCTTATCTGGAACCTCTTTATAAGCAAATCACTCAGGCTATCCGCAGCGTTGATAAAAATCACCTGTTGTTTTTAGGCGGCGCCCAGTGGGACTCTAATTTTAAAATATTTGGAGCACCATTTGATGCTAAACTGGTTTATACCTTTCATAAGTACTGGACAAAAACCACACCCGATGTAATTCAGCAATATGTTGATTTCAGGGAAAAGTATAATGTGCCCATCTACGCAGGCGAAACCGGAGAGAACAACGATACCTGGGTTGCCGAATTTAGGCAGCTGCTGGAGAAAAACAACATTGGCTGGCATTATTGGCCCTATAAAAAAATGCTGAATAAGAGTGGCGTGGTTGAATTTAAGCAACCCGAAAACTACGACAAGGTGATAGCTTACGCCGAAAGCGACAGGCAAACTTTTGATGCTATCAGAAAAGCGAAGCCGGCAAATAAGGCCGAAGTAGAAGAGGCCTTAAACGATTTTCTGAAAAATTGCCGCTTTGAAAACTGTACGCCCAATAACGGCTATAACAATGCATTAGGTTTTAAATAA
- a CDS encoding glycoside hydrolase family 2 TIM barrel-domain containing protein, translated as MMDRYALLKINLALLLAACTSFSFSQKVPVPGRTVVSLNDQWDFSIDTLSKSGDNDAPKGLNWQKVNLPHTWNAADVMDDDHDYYRGKGWYKKTFKLNEADQSRRVFLYFKGANQQTEVYVNGQYAGKHSGGYTGFSIRAGNLLKYNGVANEIAVKVNNSLNEDIPPLTADFTFYGGIYRDVYLVSTNNIHFDDPDYGGGGVCVTTPTVSTQKAAVDIRSNIVNSGPTTASLQIVTLIQDQAGRQVSTQTSALKINAGQSSVITQHILSVSNPHLWSPDEPYLYTVSTRIYDARSHQLLDELSNPLGFRWFSFDAGKGFFLNGKAVKLIGASRHQDFEGLGNALPKQIQVHDIEMLKQMGANFLRVAHYPQDAALLEACDRLGIIASVEIPVVNTITESETFYHNCRNMVREMIHQNFNHPSILIWAYMNEIMLRPKFEKDKLRLEQYYKHVVELAQSLDDICRREDPSRYTMISNHGNFDLYNRTGLTAVPMLVGWNLYDGWYGKDINGFARFMDHAHQLMPEKPMLITEYGADADPRLHTDTPVRFDKTVEYAEHYHHIYLKEILKRPFVAGAAIWNLADFNSNLREESMPHINNKGLLTWNRQAKNVYYFYQANLLKSPFIKIASALWAYRTGTAVNDGDTTALQTIRVYTNLDSAQLCINGKLLGWQKAIDKQCQWQVPFINGENMIVVTAYDRGKTYNDDVRINFKLQPANLKRVTNPFTGINILLGSKRYFVDDFNHEVWQPDQPYQKGSWGFIGGVPYAVNNGRQSYGSDKAISGTANDPVFQTQQLGITQYRLDVPNGNYEITMDFAELMGSKTKDLAYNLSRSAGSQQSADRVFDVYINDKLTLEDFNIAEQYGKARAVSKKMQLVVTDDNGIRILFRAKKGEPVLNALQVKKIY; from the coding sequence ATGATGGATAGATATGCGCTACTGAAAATTAACCTGGCTCTGTTGTTGGCTGCCTGCACCTCCTTTTCTTTTTCGCAAAAAGTACCTGTTCCGGGGCGCACCGTGGTCAGCTTAAATGATCAATGGGATTTCAGTATAGATACCTTATCAAAAAGCGGTGATAACGATGCTCCCAAAGGCCTTAACTGGCAAAAAGTAAACTTGCCCCATACCTGGAATGCTGCCGATGTGATGGACGACGATCATGATTATTACCGTGGTAAAGGTTGGTATAAAAAAACTTTTAAACTAAACGAGGCAGATCAATCGCGAAGGGTATTTCTCTATTTTAAAGGCGCCAACCAGCAAACAGAGGTATATGTAAATGGCCAATACGCGGGGAAGCATTCAGGTGGTTATACAGGTTTCAGTATCCGGGCAGGCAATCTGTTGAAATATAATGGAGTAGCTAACGAGATAGCTGTTAAAGTAAACAATAGTTTAAACGAAGATATACCACCCTTAACTGCCGATTTTACTTTTTACGGAGGTATTTACCGCGATGTGTACCTGGTTAGCACCAACAATATCCATTTCGACGACCCGGACTATGGCGGCGGCGGGGTCTGCGTCACTACCCCCACTGTTAGCACGCAAAAAGCAGCTGTTGATATTAGAAGCAACATTGTTAACAGTGGGCCAACTACGGCCAGTTTACAAATTGTTACCCTTATTCAAGATCAGGCCGGCCGCCAGGTAAGCACGCAAACATCAGCATTAAAAATTAACGCGGGGCAATCATCTGTTATCACGCAGCATATTTTATCTGTTTCCAATCCGCATTTATGGTCGCCGGATGAGCCTTACCTGTACACGGTAAGCACCCGGATTTATGATGCCCGTAGCCATCAATTACTGGACGAGCTATCTAACCCATTGGGTTTTCGCTGGTTTAGTTTTGATGCAGGGAAAGGTTTTTTCCTTAACGGGAAGGCTGTGAAGCTGATAGGGGCCAGCAGGCACCAGGATTTTGAAGGGCTCGGGAATGCTTTGCCAAAACAGATACAGGTTCATGATATTGAGATGTTAAAGCAAATGGGTGCTAATTTTTTACGGGTGGCCCATTATCCGCAGGATGCCGCGTTGTTGGAAGCTTGTGATAGGTTGGGCATTATTGCCTCGGTTGAAATACCGGTGGTGAATACCATTACCGAGTCGGAAACTTTTTATCATAACTGCCGAAACATGGTGCGGGAGATGATCCATCAAAATTTTAACCACCCCAGCATTTTAATATGGGCCTACATGAACGAGATTATGTTAAGGCCTAAATTTGAGAAGGATAAACTCCGGCTGGAGCAGTACTATAAACATGTAGTTGAGCTGGCACAAAGCCTTGACGATATTTGCCGCCGGGAAGATCCGTCCCGCTATACCATGATCTCCAACCACGGAAATTTTGATTTGTATAATCGCACGGGGCTTACCGCCGTACCCATGCTGGTGGGATGGAATTTATATGATGGCTGGTATGGTAAAGATATTAACGGCTTTGCCAGATTTATGGATCATGCCCATCAGCTGATGCCGGAAAAACCTATGTTGATTACCGAATACGGCGCCGATGCCGACCCCCGTTTGCATACCGATACGCCCGTACGCTTCGATAAAACCGTGGAATATGCCGAGCATTATCATCACATTTATTTAAAAGAAATATTAAAAAGGCCATTTGTTGCCGGGGCCGCCATCTGGAACCTGGCCGATTTTAACTCCAACCTGCGCGAGGAAAGCATGCCCCACATCAATAACAAAGGCCTGTTAACCTGGAACCGCCAAGCTAAAAATGTATATTATTTTTACCAGGCTAACTTGCTAAAATCGCCTTTCATCAAAATTGCATCGGCTTTATGGGCATACCGTACAGGTACCGCGGTAAATGATGGGGACACAACTGCCCTTCAAACCATCAGGGTTTATACCAATTTGGATAGCGCTCAGCTCTGCATCAACGGCAAGTTGCTGGGTTGGCAAAAAGCTATAGATAAACAATGCCAATGGCAGGTGCCTTTTATAAATGGCGAAAATATGATTGTGGTTACAGCTTATGATAGGGGTAAAACATATAACGACGATGTCCGGATCAATTTTAAACTGCAGCCAGCTAATCTGAAAAGGGTAACCAACCCATTTACGGGCATCAATATTTTGCTCGGTTCAAAACGTTATTTTGTGGACGATTTTAACCACGAAGTATGGCAGCCCGATCAACCTTATCAAAAAGGGAGCTGGGGTTTTATTGGCGGTGTACCCTACGCAGTAAATAACGGACGGCAAAGCTATGGTTCTGATAAAGCGATATCCGGAACAGCTAATGATCCGGTTTTTCAAACTCAGCAGCTCGGTATAACGCAGTACCGCCTGGATGTACCCAACGGGAATTATGAGATAACGATGGATTTTGCCGAACTGATGGGCAGCAAAACCAAAGATCTTGCTTACAATTTAAGCCGGTCTGCCGGAAGTCAGCAAAGTGCTGATCGTGTTTTTGATGTGTACATCAATGATAAACTAACTCTCGAGGATTTTAATATAGCAGAGCAATATGGCAAAGCCCGGGCCGTATCAAAAAAAATGCAGTTAGTAGTTACTGATGATAATGGCATCCGCATATTATTCAGGGCAAAAAAAGGGGAACCCGTACTCAACGCGCTCCAGGTGAAAAAGATATACTAA
- a CDS encoding glycoside hydrolase family 30 protein, translated as MKKNSALLLILLLCGVYPLKAQVSKKAKAPAFAIAGKTATTYTTADKTNYRISNTGVLPFKNWPQPLETEVFVQVDPSKTFQSFIGIGGALTDAAAETFAKLPKNKQQEILQAYYDPQKGIGYTLGRTNIQSCDFSSDVYTYIANGDASLKTFSLAHDEKFRIPLIRQAIAAAGGKLNIFASPWSPPAWMKDNNDMLHGGKLMPQYRQSWANHFVKFVQEYQKQGIPIWGLTVQNEPMAKQKWESCVFTAEEERDFIKIFLGPTLQKAGMANKKLIAWDHNRDLLYQRAATILSDPEAAKYVWGIGYHWYETWTGGPMQFENEKQVTAAFPATNLIFTEGCTEKFDLDRINLWSLGERYGHSMINDFNSGTVGWTDWNILLDEKGGPNHVGNYCFAPVHANTQTGELLYTNAYYYIGQFSKFIRPGAKRIVSTSNRDKLQTTAFINTDGKIAVVVMNTTDDEVPYHLLIQGKAAETKSLAHSITTIIL; from the coding sequence ATGAAAAAAAACTCAGCCCTACTTTTAATATTGCTGCTTTGTGGCGTTTACCCGCTTAAAGCGCAGGTAAGTAAAAAGGCAAAGGCGCCCGCTTTTGCTATCGCCGGTAAAACTGCAACGACATACACCACTGCCGATAAAACTAATTACCGCATCAGCAATACCGGCGTGTTGCCGTTTAAAAACTGGCCCCAACCGTTAGAGACGGAGGTTTTTGTGCAGGTTGACCCATCTAAAACTTTCCAGTCGTTTATAGGCATTGGGGGAGCCTTAACCGATGCTGCCGCCGAAACCTTTGCCAAACTGCCCAAAAACAAACAGCAGGAAATATTACAGGCTTATTACGACCCGCAAAAAGGAATCGGTTATACTTTGGGGCGAACCAATATCCAGAGTTGCGATTTTTCGAGCGATGTTTATACTTACATAGCCAATGGCGATGCATCGCTCAAGACTTTCAGCCTGGCGCACGATGAAAAATTTCGCATCCCTTTAATCAGGCAAGCTATAGCGGCCGCGGGTGGTAAGCTCAATATATTTGCCAGCCCCTGGAGCCCGCCCGCCTGGATGAAAGATAACAACGATATGCTGCATGGCGGCAAACTGATGCCGCAATACCGCCAAAGCTGGGCCAATCACTTTGTAAAGTTTGTGCAGGAATATCAAAAACAAGGCATCCCGATATGGGGACTTACGGTACAGAACGAGCCTATGGCCAAACAGAAATGGGAATCGTGTGTTTTTACAGCAGAGGAAGAACGTGATTTTATTAAGATTTTTTTAGGCCCCACGCTGCAAAAGGCCGGAATGGCTAACAAAAAACTAATTGCCTGGGATCATAATCGCGATTTATTATACCAGCGTGCCGCCACCATTTTGAGCGACCCTGAGGCAGCCAAATATGTTTGGGGCATAGGCTACCATTGGTACGAAACCTGGACAGGCGGCCCCATGCAGTTTGAAAACGAAAAGCAGGTTACAGCGGCATTCCCCGCCACAAACCTGATTTTCACCGAAGGATGTACCGAAAAATTTGATTTGGATAGGATCAATCTTTGGTCGCTGGGCGAAAGATACGGCCATTCGATGATCAATGATTTTAACAGCGGAACAGTAGGCTGGACGGACTGGAATATTTTACTGGACGAAAAAGGCGGGCCAAACCACGTAGGTAATTATTGCTTTGCACCGGTACATGCCAATACCCAAACAGGCGAATTGCTTTATACCAACGCTTATTACTATATCGGCCAGTTTTCTAAATTTATACGCCCGGGAGCTAAAAGGATTGTGAGTACATCAAACCGCGATAAACTGCAAACCACGGCTTTTATCAATACAGATGGTAAAATAGCCGTAGTTGTAATGAACACCACTGATGATGAAGTGCCCTACCATTTATTGATACAGGGCAAGGCCGCAGAAACCAAAAGTCTGGCTCACTCCATAACAACCATTATACTTTAA
- a CDS encoding RagB/SusD family nutrient uptake outer membrane protein, with protein sequence MKKINKNIIAGLAMAAVFVAQGCTKRSELVPAAPSKFTPDVTLTTPAAFKNALESLNLSVRFEFFSDAAPILTESIFTDAAVEGTTDKTTPAQDLNSRITPSANLDSDDYNKIGRYWYAWWTGVKDANVIISRIDKATWPTPAARNATLAAAYFHRAYRYYRLVHQFGDVPLVLKEESTVNTSYYTTQRIVILKQMKADLEFAVANLTDANDKGDVSKGAAYHLLAKIDLAMGLFDDAIAATSSVINGPYHLMTNRFGVVANDASKNIIWDLHRPENKAIATNTEALYVVLDRETLDGATPNGSQLMRNCVPMWHNGSILTPGAHKPGISDKVTEEFPLTLWYGRGIGRLRGTPYATKYIWTDNTDLRHAPGNWMNMTDLVYNSPSLKTSDPTWYGKHLQQWTDADAKVPGRVFLNGPQDSIRSWFGWPHYKVFIGSGTIAVDKWWSPPRGTNTDWYVFRLAETYLLRAEAYVWKGQQGLAMADLNMVRARAQAQLLTDASKVNIGTILDERQRELFWEEPRKTELTRIAYIFAQTGIMAYNGKSYSAASFSTSNFFYDRIMEKNDFYKNPNVVTNSGNHYTISPYHVLWPIPQGDIDLNINGHINQNKGYDGSASNIAPLDHIVP encoded by the coding sequence ATGAAAAAGATAAATAAAAATATAATTGCAGGGCTTGCCATGGCAGCGGTTTTTGTTGCACAAGGCTGTACAAAACGAAGTGAACTGGTACCCGCAGCACCTTCAAAATTTACTCCTGATGTTACCTTGACTACTCCGGCGGCGTTTAAAAATGCATTGGAGTCGCTCAATTTAAGTGTGCGTTTCGAGTTTTTTAGCGATGCGGCGCCTATATTAACCGAATCGATTTTTACAGATGCCGCTGTAGAGGGCACAACAGATAAAACCACGCCTGCACAAGATTTAAACTCGCGCATTACACCAAGCGCCAACCTGGATAGTGACGACTATAACAAAATAGGCCGTTACTGGTATGCCTGGTGGACTGGTGTGAAAGATGCCAACGTTATTATCTCCCGCATTGATAAGGCAACATGGCCTACACCCGCTGCACGTAATGCCACGCTGGCCGCGGCTTATTTTCACCGCGCTTACCGTTATTACCGTTTGGTGCATCAGTTTGGTGATGTCCCTTTGGTGCTCAAAGAAGAGTCTACCGTTAATACATCATACTATACTACGCAGCGTATCGTGATATTAAAACAAATGAAAGCCGACCTGGAGTTTGCTGTAGCCAATTTAACAGACGCCAATGATAAAGGTGACGTATCAAAGGGAGCGGCCTACCATTTGCTTGCCAAAATTGACCTGGCTATGGGTTTATTTGACGATGCCATTGCAGCTACTTCCAGTGTTATTAATGGCCCGTATCATTTAATGACTAACCGTTTTGGTGTTGTAGCCAATGATGCTTCTAAAAATATAATCTGGGATTTACACCGGCCTGAAAATAAAGCTATTGCCACCAATACCGAAGCTTTGTACGTTGTGCTTGACCGCGAGACCCTGGATGGCGCAACGCCCAACGGTTCGCAGTTGATGCGTAACTGCGTGCCGATGTGGCATAACGGAAGCATTTTAACGCCGGGCGCGCATAAGCCAGGTATCTCTGATAAGGTTACCGAGGAATTTCCGCTTACCTTATGGTATGGCCGTGGTATAGGCAGGCTGCGCGGTACGCCTTATGCTACAAAGTACATTTGGACTGACAATACAGATTTACGCCATGCACCCGGCAACTGGATGAACATGACCGATTTGGTTTACAACAGCCCAAGCCTGAAAACATCCGATCCGACCTGGTACGGAAAACACCTGCAACAGTGGACTGATGCTGACGCCAAAGTACCCGGCAGAGTGTTTTTAAATGGTCCGCAGGATAGTATCCGATCCTGGTTTGGATGGCCGCACTATAAAGTGTTTATCGGATCGGGAACGATAGCGGTTGATAAATGGTGGAGCCCGCCACGTGGTACCAATACCGATTGGTATGTATTCCGCTTAGCCGAAACTTATTTATTACGTGCTGAAGCTTATGTTTGGAAAGGGCAGCAAGGGCTTGCCATGGCCGATTTAAATATGGTTAGGGCAAGGGCGCAGGCGCAATTATTAACCGATGCAAGCAAGGTAAATATAGGTACCATACTTGATGAGCGACAACGGGAGTTGTTTTGGGAAGAGCCACGCAAAACCGAGCTTACCCGTATAGCATACATATTTGCCCAAACCGGCATAATGGCATATAACGGTAAAAGCTATAGCGCAGCCAGCTTTTCAACCAGCAATTTCTTTTACGACCGGATTATGGAGAAAAACGATTTCTATAAAAATCCAAATGTGGTAACCAACTCGGGTAACCATTACACCATTTCGCCATACCACGTATTGTGGCCAATCCCGCAGGGAGATATCGACCTGAACATCAACGGGCATATTAACCAGAATAAGGGCTACGATGGTTCTGCAAGCAATATTGCTCCGCTTGATCATATTGTACCCTGA
- a CDS encoding SusC/RagA family TonB-linked outer membrane protein, producing the protein MKKQITFLILILLTCCGLSFAQNRTVKGVIRDGKGITLPGVAVRVKGSTTGVASDVNGNYSITVAADATLLISSVGYAPQEVLVKGRTVINITLDDDHKQLTEVVVIGYGTRAVKDVTGAISSIKADKLENENPTSVTDLIRGNIPGISVALNTSAKGGSSDDLQLRGKGSISGSVNPLIVVDGVIYPGQLADINPNDIDRVDVLRDPSSLAVYGAQSAGGVVAITTKKGRGGPPVINFNVNMGIAQLEKNQKFYDPQGFLNWRADGARSSNTSNPYYYYSNPNSLPDGVTLAQFMSGATGDPTTVWLQRLGLFPNEISNYFAGKTTDWSKLVFRNGFRQDYTASMSGKTETASYYMSGNFTKNENLIQGGDYKDARFRVNLEGKAAKFLTVGVNAQFASRDESNASTPLSGQGIDGHEADWTQIVASSPYGDMYNADGSLRRIDTDDSGLNQRNPFLGMTYNQNVAIQNTLFANLFARVDLPFGIKYNLNFAPQIEAYRNFFFRPVANPNELSGGTGIRTMENRFRYNLDNILNWNKTFGIHNFDVTLLLNKEKYQTWYTKTSNTQFSPSDVLGYDNIGAGTLPVESSDDRVYTADALMARLNYTLLGRYILTGTIRRDGFSPFGLKNPRETYPSAALAWIFSDEKFMKTDALKWLDYGKLRVSYGANGNRLSTGTADPTIALAVLATPKYPTANASGTIVNNSGVYISTLQNENLKWERTTGTNIGLDFSVLQSRISGSIDVYNRSTTDMLVKRAISSIQGYNYSNNIIPGGVNNSSVYTNVGQVDNKGLEVSLDGKIIKSKNFNWNASGTFYINRNKIVHLYGAVPVTDANGNTTMVENDDIGNGWFIGHDINAVWDYHILGVWQTAEATEAAKYGAKPGDFKLEDVDGNFKFTNADKQFLGSTNPTFNWSLRNDINFLKNFDFSFLLVSSIGQLRQFNQALNNPGSVGFARMSSYVQPYWTPDNPINDYARLNSGSSGTTINVWRKSSFVRVQTVSLGYNLDKKVIKRFGMQSAKLFVNATNATVLTGWSFWDPQNNGPTPRYLAAGLNVTF; encoded by the coding sequence ATGAAAAAACAAATTACTTTTCTAATTCTAATTTTACTAACATGTTGCGGGTTATCCTTTGCCCAAAACCGTACCGTTAAGGGGGTGATCAGGGATGGTAAGGGCATTACCTTACCTGGGGTCGCTGTCAGAGTTAAAGGAAGTACTACCGGGGTAGCATCGGATGTTAATGGTAATTATTCCATTACGGTAGCTGCCGATGCTACGCTGCTGATCAGCAGTGTAGGTTACGCGCCGCAAGAGGTATTGGTAAAGGGCCGTACCGTTATCAATATTACCCTCGACGATGATCATAAACAATTAACCGAGGTTGTGGTGATCGGTTACGGCACAAGGGCAGTTAAAGACGTTACCGGTGCCATATCGAGCATTAAGGCTGATAAGTTAGAAAACGAAAATCCTACCAGCGTAACCGACCTGATCAGAGGAAATATCCCCGGCATCAGCGTTGCCTTGAACACCTCCGCAAAGGGTGGATCAAGCGACGACTTGCAGTTACGTGGCAAGGGGTCTATCTCCGGCAGCGTTAATCCCCTTATCGTTGTAGACGGAGTGATCTATCCGGGGCAGCTTGCAGATATTAACCCTAACGATATTGACCGGGTTGATGTACTGCGCGACCCGAGCTCGCTCGCCGTATACGGTGCGCAGTCGGCCGGTGGTGTTGTGGCTATTACCACAAAAAAAGGCCGAGGCGGGCCCCCTGTAATTAACTTTAACGTTAACATGGGTATAGCTCAATTAGAAAAAAATCAAAAATTTTACGATCCGCAAGGCTTTTTAAACTGGCGTGCCGATGGTGCAAGAAGTTCAAATACAAGCAACCCTTATTACTATTACAGCAACCCTAACTCATTGCCCGATGGTGTTACGCTGGCCCAGTTTATGAGCGGCGCCACCGGCGATCCTACCACGGTTTGGCTGCAGCGCCTGGGCTTGTTCCCTAACGAGATCAGTAACTACTTTGCCGGTAAAACTACCGATTGGTCGAAACTGGTGTTCCGTAATGGTTTCCGCCAGGACTATACCGCCAGTATGAGCGGTAAAACAGAAACCGCGAGTTATTACATGTCGGGCAATTTTACAAAAAACGAAAACCTGATACAGGGAGGCGATTATAAAGACGCCCGTTTCCGCGTGAACCTGGAAGGCAAGGCCGCTAAGTTTTTAACCGTTGGTGTTAACGCGCAATTTGCCAGCCGGGATGAAAGCAACGCCTCCACGCCCTTAAGCGGCCAGGGTATTGACGGGCATGAGGCGGACTGGACACAAATTGTAGCTTCGTCGCCCTATGGCGATATGTATAATGCCGACGGATCATTACGCCGCATTGATACTGATGATAGCGGGTTAAATCAGCGTAATCCATTTTTGGGGATGACCTATAATCAAAATGTGGCTATCCAGAATACCCTGTTTGCCAATTTATTCGCCCGGGTTGATCTGCCTTTCGGCATTAAATACAACCTTAACTTTGCCCCGCAAATTGAAGCCTATCGTAACTTTTTTTTCAGGCCGGTTGCCAACCCTAACGAGTTATCGGGTGGTACAGGTATCCGCACCATGGAAAACCGGTTCAGGTATAACCTGGATAATATCTTAAACTGGAATAAAACTTTCGGCATCCACAATTTTGATGTCACCCTATTGCTTAATAAAGAAAAATATCAAACCTGGTACACCAAAACATCCAACACGCAATTTAGCCCGAGCGATGTTTTAGGCTATGATAATATAGGCGCGGGTACCTTGCCGGTTGAAAGCAGTGATGACCGTGTTTATACCGCCGATGCCTTAATGGCGCGCCTTAACTATACCTTGCTGGGCCGCTACATTTTAACGGGTACTATCCGCCGTGACGGATTTTCGCCCTTTGGGCTTAAAAACCCAAGGGAAACCTATCCTTCGGCGGCACTCGCCTGGATCTTTTCCGACGAGAAATTTATGAAAACCGACGCGCTCAAGTGGCTTGATTATGGTAAGCTGCGGGTAAGTTATGGCGCCAACGGTAACCGTTTATCAACCGGTACGGCCGATCCTACCATAGCCCTGGCTGTGCTGGCTACACCAAAGTATCCAACAGCTAATGCATCAGGTACCATAGTTAACAACAGCGGTGTTTATATCAGTACCCTGCAAAACGAGAACCTGAAGTGGGAGCGTACTACCGGTACCAATATCGGTTTGGATTTTTCTGTGCTGCAAAGCAGGATCAGCGGATCAATAGATGTATACAACCGCAGCACTACAGATATGTTGGTTAAACGTGCCATCTCATCAATCCAGGGATATAACTACAGCAATAACATTATTCCTGGCGGTGTCAACAATTCAAGTGTTTACACTAATGTTGGCCAGGTGGATAATAAAGGTTTGGAAGTATCGCTGGATGGAAAGATCATCAAGAGCAAAAACTTTAACTGGAATGCCAGCGGTACGTTTTATATCAACCGCAACAAAATTGTACACCTGTATGGCGCTGTTCCGGTAACGGATGCCAACGGCAATACCACCATGGTTGAAAATGATGATATTGGCAATGGTTGGTTTATTGGCCATGATATTAACGCTGTTTGGGATTATCATATTTTAGGCGTTTGGCAAACCGCCGAAGCTACCGAAGCTGCCAAATACGGAGCAAAGCCAGGCGATTTTAAGCTGGAAGATGTAGACGGTAATTTTAAATTTACCAATGCCGATAAGCAGTTTTTGGGTAGTACCAACCCAACATTCAACTGGTCGTTACGTAATGATATCAACTTTCTAAAAAACTTTGATTTTTCTTTCCTGCTGGTATCAAGCATAGGGCAGTTGCGGCAATTTAACCAGGCGCTTAATAATCCGGGTAGCGTAGGCTTCGCGCGGATGAGTTCGTACGTTCAGCCCTACTGGACGCCTGATAACCCCATCAACGATTATGCCCGGTTAAACTCAGGCTCATCGGGTACAACCATTAATGTATGGCGCAAATCATCGTTTGTAAGGGTTCAAACAGTTTCGTTAGGTTATAACCTGGATAAAAAAGTAATTAAACGCTTCGGCATGCAAAGCGCCAAGTTGTTTGTAAATGCCACCAATGCTACGGTTTTAACCGGATGGAGTTTCTGGGATCCGCAGAACAACGGGCCTACACCACGGTATCTGGCAGCAGGTTTAAACGTAACTTTTTAA